The Triticum aestivum cultivar Chinese Spring chromosome 3A, IWGSC CS RefSeq v2.1, whole genome shotgun sequence genome includes a region encoding these proteins:
- the LOC123057836 gene encoding uncharacterized protein has translation MGCGASVPNGKGRKRRSVVQEVAVFIPTIRVPVATDVVQPLRGLVSKELVDRLATLRSNVVALAEDIYHGDMSAVSELQRALEEYLPVVLGLTAKESRLEASVQFSWRTIDDDQECCLASAWYEVLSVVHMMAMLALFETNLKLIPRDGQNGAEKKVSEDSKKDVVDSLLRASGCLDYSVHHILVQIPAQIKKSFPSYLQEGMLEAISIQSLAQCVEIQLGLASECEKATLSVKRRLACEQVSYFSKAHYCLSGCDTSDSYGKKLLLFLKWKWMDAKAVAYYYHALVLDKGSEPTNHISAVCCLSAADDILAESKRACLSFCLANPITRVPPPWGIMKNMHKKIPDVAYKKFQIYGHLFEQDKKSALQSLPDLPEFPLSLRPEDYEFPGTDSIWENVDCQPQIQSLKEHLEDDPETEDSK, from the exons ATGGGGTGTGGCGCCTCGGTCCCCAACGGGAAGGGCCGGAAGCGCCGGAGCGTCGTACAGGAGGTCGCCGTGTTCATCCCGACCATCCGTGTCCCGGTGGCCACCGACGTGGTCCAACCGCTCAGGGGACTGGTTTCCAAGGAGCTCGTCGATCGCCTCGCGACGCTCCGTTCCAACGTCGTCGCGCTGGCTGAAGATATCT ATCATGGGGATATGTCGGCTGTCTCTGAACTGCAACGCGCCCTTGAGGAGTACCTGCCTGTTGTTCTTGGATTAACAGCCAAAG AGAGCCGTCTTGAAGCATCTGTGCAATTCAGCTGGAGGACCATAGACGATGACCAG GAGTGCTGTCTCGCGAGCGCATGGTACGAAGTACTTTCTGTTGTCCACATGATGGCGATGCTTGCGCTGTTTGAGACAAACCTCAAACTCATCCCGAGAGACGGCCAAAATGGAGCTGAAAAGAAGGTATCTGAAG ATTCAAAGAAGGATGTTGTGGACTCATTGCTCAGGGCATCAGGGTGCTTAGACTACTCCGTGCATCACATACTTGTTCAAATACCTGCACAAATTAA GAAGAGTTTTCCTAGTTACCTGCAGGAAGGTATGCTTGAGGCCATCTCAATTCAGTCTTTGGCTCAG TGTGTAGAGATACAGCTAGGATTGGCTTCTGAGTGTGAAAAGGCgacgttgtcggtgaagaggcggCTAGCCTGCGAGCAAGTCAGCTATTTTTCAAAG GCTCACTACTGTCTGTCAGGATGCGACACGAGCGACTCGTATGGGAAGAAGCTTCTGCTCTTCCTCAAGTGGAAATGGATGGACGCCAAG GCAGTAGCATATTACTACCATGCTCTAGTGCTCGACAAGGGGAGCGAGCCGACCAACCATATAAGCGCGGTCTGCTGCCTCTCTGCAGCTGATGACATCCTTGCAGAGAGCAAGAGGGCTTGTCTGAGCTTTTGCCTGGCAAATCCCATCACAAG GGTGCCTCCTCCTTggggcatcatgaagaacatgcacAAGAAAATTCCAGATGTCGCGTACAAGAAATTCCAAATATATGGGCATCTTTTCGAGCAAGACAAGAAAAG TGCCCTTCAATCCTTGCCCGATCTTCCGGAGTTTCCGCTGTCGCTGAGACCCGAAGACTACGAATTTCCGGGCACCGATTCGATCTGGGAGAATGTTGATTGCCAACCCCAGATTCAGAGCCTCAAGGAGCATCTGGAGGACGACCCAGAAACAGAGGATTCAAAATAG